One genomic window of Staphylococcus hsinchuensis includes the following:
- the gtfB gene encoding accessory Sec system glycosylation chaperone GtfB — MINLFDYFDAKTELLYKSLQLAGHNNPTIVLHDDGFLPDEVMSPYRFFAHNLVSPQDKPRFFNEIEVPRFWEIEGNNDEAWIKELGEKRGKICYRPNDKPRIVQRVEWYDKDKVVRFVDHYTKTGIKYAQTVYDKKGKAILKKYMDRNGKEIIYENYVTRDVVLDWEGQTYFFDSEVAFILFYIEQLNIEMDGFIINSLATSFGVLYNLETKGEDVLFWQEQSNGVIPGNMKMIFNNEMRRKFKVNVPSRLEYQTLMNYTQDSEKKFIRPSGYLFKYDKKNQHSENALIMTNSDQIEHIETIVMTSPNITFHIAAVTEMSSKLMNLEQHPNVKLYPTITNDKIQKLYKTCDVFLDINEGKEIVGAVQKAFDNDMLILGYKEIAHNRNVTSPTNLFSKVNELPNLNETLTYIFESKEAFDQRLESQKLNVNEVSKAQFNAALNAVIE, encoded by the coding sequence ATGATTAATTTATTTGATTATTTTGATGCTAAAACTGAACTGCTATATAAATCATTACAACTTGCAGGGCACAACAATCCGACGATTGTGCTACATGATGACGGCTTTCTACCTGATGAGGTAATGTCCCCGTATCGATTCTTCGCACATAATCTCGTTTCACCTCAAGATAAACCAAGATTTTTTAACGAAATCGAAGTACCTAGATTTTGGGAAATTGAAGGGAATAACGATGAAGCGTGGATTAAAGAGTTAGGCGAAAAACGTGGGAAAATTTGCTATCGCCCTAATGATAAACCGAGAATTGTTCAGCGTGTTGAATGGTACGATAAAGACAAAGTTGTGCGTTTTGTTGACCATTATACAAAAACAGGTATTAAATATGCGCAAACGGTATATGATAAAAAAGGTAAAGCTATTTTGAAAAAATATATGGATAGAAACGGCAAAGAAATTATCTATGAGAATTACGTCACACGTGATGTTGTACTAGATTGGGAAGGTCAAACATATTTCTTTGATTCTGAAGTTGCTTTTATTTTGTTTTATATTGAGCAATTAAATATCGAAATGGATGGATTTATTATTAATTCACTTGCGACTTCATTTGGCGTGTTATACAACCTCGAAACAAAAGGTGAAGACGTTCTGTTTTGGCAAGAACAAAGTAACGGTGTCATTCCTGGCAATATGAAAATGATTTTTAATAACGAGATGAGACGCAAGTTTAAAGTGAATGTGCCAAGCCGTTTAGAATATCAAACGTTGATGAACTATACACAAGATTCAGAGAAGAAATTTATACGCCCATCAGGTTATCTGTTTAAATATGACAAGAAAAACCAACATTCGGAAAATGCATTAATCATGACAAATTCGGATCAAATTGAACATATTGAAACAATTGTTATGACATCACCGAATATTACATTCCACATAGCTGCAGTTACAGAGATGTCTTCTAAGTTGATGAACTTAGAGCAACACCCTAATGTCAAACTGTATCCAACGATTACAAATGATAAAATACAGAAACTATATAAGACATGTGACGTCTTTTTAGATATTAATGAAGGCAAAGAAATTGTAGGTGCCGTACAAAAAGCATTCGACAACGACATGCTTATCCTTGGTTATAAGGAAATAGCTCATAATCGTAACGTTACGTCACCGACCAATTTATTCTCTAAAGTGAATGAATTACCTAACTTAAACGAAACTTTAACGTATATCTTTGAAAGTAAAGAAGCATTCGACCAACGTTTAGAGAGCCAAAAATTAAACGTCAACGAAGTGTCTAAAGCACAATTTAACGCCGCTTTAAATGCTGTTATTGAGTAA
- a CDS encoding IS6 family transposase, giving the protein MNYFRYKQFNKDVITVAVGYYLRYALSYRDISEILRERGVNVHHSTIYRWVQEYAPILYQIWKKKHKKAYYKWRVDETYIKIKGKWCYLYRAIDADGHTLDIWLRKKRDNHSAYAFIKRLIKQFGKPQMIITDQAPSTKVAMSKLIKDFKLNPDCHCTSKYLNNLIEQDHRHIKVRKTRYQSVNTAKNTLKGIECIYGLYKKNRRSLQIYGFSPCYEINHMLAS; this is encoded by the coding sequence ATGAATTATTTTAGATATAAGCAATTTAATAAAGATGTAATAACTGTAGCCGTCGGCTATTACTTAAGATACGCGCTTAGTTATCGTGATATATCTGAAATACTAAGAGAACGCGGCGTTAACGTTCATCATTCAACGATCTACCGTTGGGTTCAAGAATATGCTCCTATTTTGTATCAAATTTGGAAGAAAAAGCATAAAAAAGCTTATTATAAATGGCGCGTTGATGAGACATACATTAAAATAAAAGGAAAATGGTGCTATTTATATCGTGCCATTGATGCAGATGGTCATACATTGGATATTTGGTTACGTAAGAAACGAGATAATCATTCAGCATATGCGTTTATTAAGCGACTTATTAAACAATTTGGTAAACCTCAAATGATAATTACAGACCAGGCACCTTCGACGAAGGTGGCAATGTCTAAGTTGATTAAAGATTTTAAACTTAATCCCGACTGTCATTGTACATCTAAATATCTTAATAACCTCATTGAGCAGGATCACCGTCATATTAAAGTGAGAAAGACGAGATATCAAAGCGTCAATACGGCAAAGAATACACTCAAAGGTATTGAATGTATTTATGGTCTATATAAAAAGAACCGTAGGTCTCTTCAGATCTACGGATTTTCGCCGTGCTACGAAATTAATCACATGTTGGCCAGTTAA
- the secA2 gene encoding accessory Sec system translocase SecA2, with the protein MKQKIDSIINSMRLSRLEKTLRKINEYSTKFESFTDEALQQKTSDFKQRLKDGKVTLNQLLPEAYAVAREASRRVLGMYPKEVQVLGAIALHEGNIAEMQTGEGKTLTATMPLYLNALTGRGAFLITTNDYLAKRDFLEMKPLYEWLGLTSALGFVDIPDYEYKKGEKKAIFNHDIIYTTNGRLGFDYLIDHLADHIDDKFLPDLNFGIIDEVDSIILDAAQTPLVISGAPRVQSNLFNITKGFVDTLVEDEHFEMKKSKKEIWLTEKGIQAANDYFNVENIYGEKYFDLVRNINLALRARHLFESNYDYFINNGEVVLIDRITGRMLPGTKLQSGLHQAIEAKEDVEISRDLSVMATITFQNLFKQFDEFSGMTGTGKSGEAEFFDLYAKVVIQIPTDKPIQRIDYKDRVFLNINIKNKAIIEEVKRLHEAQRPVLLITRTAEVAKYFSTQLFQMDIPNNLLIAQNVAKEAQMIAEAGQLAAVTVATSMAGRGTDIKLDRKVHELGGLAVIISEHMENSRVDNQLRGRAGRQGDPGTSQVFISLDDFLVQRWGETALNKNKQLQSMDNSKLEHSRVFQRRVHKVVTRAQRVSEEQGVAMREIANEHEKSISIQRDLVYKERDKVLSLKNVDDFNLQSLARDVFKEDFILKHNQITESLLLDYIYKNISFKFDGDLSTINITNKSEVLEFLMEQFNKQLSENKAQLKDDYFHLRFTQKSILKAIDSGWINQVDNLQQLKGSVNNRQNGQRNAIFEYHKVALESFEYMGSKIKGNVVKNLCQSIITYDDGDLVIHFP; encoded by the coding sequence ATGAAACAAAAAATAGATTCAATAATTAATTCAATGAGATTAAGCCGTTTAGAAAAGACTTTACGTAAAATCAATGAATATAGCACGAAATTTGAGTCATTCACTGACGAAGCACTTCAACAAAAAACAAGTGACTTTAAACAAAGACTCAAGGATGGAAAAGTAACCTTGAACCAACTATTACCCGAGGCGTATGCAGTTGCACGTGAAGCGAGCAGACGTGTGTTAGGCATGTACCCGAAAGAAGTACAAGTATTAGGAGCCATCGCTTTACATGAAGGTAATATCGCAGAAATGCAGACAGGTGAAGGTAAAACATTAACAGCAACCATGCCACTGTATTTAAATGCATTGACTGGACGCGGTGCATTTTTAATCACAACCAATGATTATTTAGCCAAACGTGACTTTCTCGAAATGAAACCTTTATACGAATGGCTTGGTTTAACGAGTGCGTTAGGTTTTGTTGATATCCCTGATTATGAATATAAAAAAGGCGAGAAGAAAGCCATCTTCAATCATGACATTATTTATACGACAAATGGTCGTTTAGGGTTTGATTATTTAATCGACCACTTAGCCGATCATATAGATGACAAATTTTTACCAGATTTGAACTTTGGGATTATTGATGAGGTGGATTCTATAATTTTAGATGCTGCGCAGACACCTTTAGTTATTTCAGGTGCACCACGTGTGCAATCGAACTTATTTAATATTACAAAAGGTTTTGTTGACACATTAGTAGAAGATGAACACTTTGAAATGAAAAAGTCTAAAAAAGAAATATGGCTAACTGAAAAAGGTATCCAAGCAGCGAATGATTATTTCAATGTTGAAAATATATATGGTGAAAAATACTTTGATCTAGTTCGAAATATTAATTTAGCGTTACGTGCACGTCACCTATTTGAATCGAATTACGATTATTTTATAAATAATGGTGAAGTTGTATTAATAGATCGTATTACAGGTCGTATGTTGCCAGGTACAAAATTGCAATCCGGATTACATCAAGCGATAGAAGCGAAAGAAGATGTTGAAATATCTAGAGATTTGAGTGTTATGGCTACAATTACATTCCAAAATCTTTTTAAACAATTTGATGAATTTTCAGGGATGACTGGTACAGGTAAGTCGGGCGAAGCAGAATTTTTCGATTTATACGCTAAAGTTGTTATCCAAATACCTACCGACAAGCCTATACAACGCATAGATTATAAAGATCGCGTATTCTTAAATATTAATATTAAAAATAAAGCCATTATCGAAGAAGTGAAAAGGTTACATGAAGCACAACGCCCCGTGTTACTAATAACGCGTACAGCTGAAGTGGCTAAATATTTTTCTACTCAGTTATTCCAAATGGATATTCCGAATAATTTACTTATCGCACAAAACGTAGCGAAAGAAGCACAAATGATTGCTGAAGCAGGACAACTAGCTGCTGTAACTGTTGCGACAAGTATGGCAGGGCGTGGTACCGATATTAAATTAGATCGTAAAGTGCATGAACTTGGTGGACTAGCCGTTATTATTAGTGAACATATGGAAAATAGTCGTGTAGATAATCAATTAAGAGGTCGTGCGGGAAGACAAGGTGACCCAGGAACTTCGCAAGTTTTTATATCACTAGATGATTTCTTAGTGCAAAGATGGGGCGAGACCGCGCTGAATAAAAATAAACAGTTACAGTCTATGGATAATTCCAAGTTAGAACATAGCCGTGTGTTTCAACGTCGAGTTCATAAAGTTGTGACGAGAGCACAACGTGTGTCAGAAGAACAAGGTGTTGCAATGCGAGAAATAGCTAATGAACATGAAAAAAGCATAAGTATTCAAAGAGATTTAGTTTATAAAGAAAGAGATAAAGTTTTATCTTTGAAAAATGTTGATGATTTTAATTTACAATCATTAGCGCGTGACGTATTCAAAGAAGATTTCATTTTAAAACACAATCAAATTACAGAATCATTATTGTTAGACTATATTTATAAAAATATAAGTTTTAAATTTGATGGTGATCTTTCTACTATTAACATTACAAATAAATCAGAAGTTCTAGAATTTTTGATGGAACAATTTAACAAACAGCTATCGGAAAATAAAGCTCAGCTTAAAGATGATTATTTTCATCTAAGATTTACTCAAAAATCAATCTTAAAAGCGATTGATAGTGGTTGGATTAACCAAGTTGATAATTTACAACAGTTAAAGGGTAGTGTGAATAATAGGCAGAATGGTCAACGTAATGCGATTTTCGAATACCATAAAGTAGCATTAGAATCTTTTGAATATATGGGAAGTAAAATAAAAGGAAATGTAGTTAAAAACCTATGTCAAAGTATTATTACTTATGATGATGGTGATTTAGTAATACATTTCCCATAA
- a CDS encoding recombinase family protein has product MKFGYARVSTEEQHLENQINWLIEQGVDRKNIFVDEISGTTSPYERDGFKSLLNAKIRQGDDLYVFKLDRLGRKANVVEEMVRELLNDGIILHSKDLPDIPANDKYGMGKLLLNVMLSVLTFQAETERLYMLERQRVGIERAKKEGRYKGKKVKYSKDSDNPQGRVIYEKVVEVLKNGGTIRGTAKKYGLGMKTVQRIKNEIKRESE; this is encoded by the coding sequence AAATCAATTGGTTAATTGAGCAAGGAGTTGATCGCAAGAATATATTTGTAGATGAGATAAGTGGTACAACAAGTCCTTACGAGCGTGATGGTTTTAAAAGTTTATTAAATGCCAAAATCAGACAAGGTGATGATCTATATGTTTTCAAATTAGATCGTCTAGGACGTAAGGCAAATGTCGTTGAAGAAATGGTACGTGAGTTGCTAAATGATGGTATTATACTTCATTCCAAAGATTTACCCGATATACCAGCCAATGATAAATATGGCATGGGTAAGTTATTGCTTAATGTAATGTTGTCCGTTCTAACATTTCAAGCCGAAACAGAACGTTTATACATGCTTGAGCGTCAGCGTGTAGGTATTGAAAGAGCTAAAAAAGAAGGACGTTATAAAGGTAAGAAAGTAAAGTATTCAAAAGATAGTGATAACCCTCAAGGTCGAGTTATTTATGAAAAAGTAGTAGAGGTATTAAAGAATGGAGGAACAATCAGGGGCACAGCTAAAAAGTATGGTCTAGGTATGAAAACTGTTCAACGTATAAAAAATGAAATCAAACGTGAATCGGAGTGA
- a CDS encoding oxidoreductase, whose product MTQIAIIGPGAVGSTIAKDLQEKYNNVHLLGRSNKQLNYHSYETPDQTSTLQVTAINDFSKVVDILIIAVKIPQLQNVLSQINHLIGSHTTIILAQNGYGQLGHIKHPNVYQAVVYISGQKQENHITHFQDHTLIMDNNSRTQQLFEIAQNTKLSIELTDQIEEKIWYKLLVNSGINTITALTQQPVKVMEKPNMKQLCNQLLNEGISIAKAEGIVLEPSTVSDIMDIYESYPPEMGTSMYYDMLAQRPTEIDGIQGFLYQCARKHQLHTPILDTVYTLLLAQQPEE is encoded by the coding sequence ATGACTCAAATTGCAATTATTGGTCCTGGTGCAGTAGGTAGTACGATTGCTAAAGATTTACAAGAGAAATATAACAACGTCCACTTACTCGGTCGTTCGAATAAACAACTGAACTATCACTCATATGAAACGCCTGATCAAACTTCGACATTACAAGTAACTGCAATCAATGATTTCTCAAAAGTTGTTGATATATTAATCATAGCCGTAAAAATCCCTCAACTTCAGAACGTCTTATCACAAATAAATCATTTAATTGGTTCCCATACTACTATTATTCTCGCTCAAAATGGCTATGGCCAACTAGGTCATATTAAACACCCAAATGTCTATCAAGCTGTCGTATATATAAGTGGTCAGAAACAAGAGAATCACATCACACATTTTCAAGATCATACTCTGATTATGGACAATAATTCACGTACTCAACAGTTATTTGAGATTGCTCAGAATACTAAATTATCTATTGAATTGACCGATCAAATAGAAGAAAAAATTTGGTATAAATTACTCGTTAATTCAGGTATTAATACAATAACTGCTTTGACACAACAACCCGTCAAAGTGATGGAAAAGCCAAATATGAAACAGTTGTGCAATCAATTACTTAACGAAGGCATCTCTATTGCAAAAGCTGAAGGAATAGTGTTGGAACCTTCCACCGTCAGTGACATTATGGATATTTATGAGAGCTATCCTCCTGAAATGGGAACGAGCATGTATTACGATATGTTAGCACAACGACCAACTGAAATTGATGGTATCCAAGGATTCTTATATCAATGTGCACGAAAACATCAACTACACACACCGATACTTGATACTGTTTATACTTTACTGTTGGCCCAACAACCGGAAGAGTAG
- the panC gene encoding pantoate--beta-alanine ligase — MTELITTIRTMNLISQRYHQQGKSIGFVPTMGSLHEGHLEMMKQSASENDITVVSIFVNPLQFGPNEDLDNYPRDIDSDFEKAQSVGVDYVFYPSEQEMYPERPTIEVKAGELATVLEGKQRPGHFDGVVTVVNKLFNIVRPQRAYFGKKDAQQLAIVEKMVDDFNQQVQIVPIDIIREADGLAKSSRNVYLTEQERTEAPHLYQSLKLAHSLYEDGERNSDKIIAETTAYIKAHTSADIETVAIYSYPELVEQSHISGSIFISLAVKFTQARLIDNIIIKSEES, encoded by the coding sequence ATGACTGAATTAATTACTACCATTCGAACTATGAATTTAATATCACAACGTTATCATCAACAAGGTAAATCAATAGGGTTTGTTCCAACGATGGGGTCACTACATGAAGGACATTTAGAGATGATGAAGCAATCTGCATCCGAAAATGACATTACTGTAGTGAGTATCTTTGTTAATCCTCTTCAATTTGGTCCAAATGAAGATTTAGACAACTATCCAAGAGATATCGATAGTGATTTTGAAAAAGCTCAAAGTGTTGGGGTCGATTATGTATTTTATCCGAGTGAACAAGAAATGTATCCGGAAAGACCAACAATCGAAGTTAAAGCTGGAGAGTTGGCGACTGTACTTGAAGGTAAACAACGACCTGGACACTTTGATGGCGTTGTCACAGTTGTGAATAAATTATTTAATATTGTACGTCCACAGCGTGCGTACTTTGGTAAAAAGGATGCTCAACAATTAGCAATTGTAGAAAAAATGGTCGATGACTTTAATCAACAAGTACAAATCGTTCCTATAGATATAATACGAGAAGCGGACGGTTTAGCTAAAAGTTCACGTAATGTTTATCTTACTGAACAAGAAAGAACGGAAGCGCCACATCTTTATCAAAGTTTAAAGTTAGCGCACTCACTATATGAAGATGGCGAACGTAATAGCGATAAGATTATTGCAGAAACGACTGCTTATATTAAAGCGCACACAAGTGCTGATATTGAAACTGTCGCAATTTATAGTTATCCAGAACTTGTAGAACAGTCGCATATTTCAGGCAGTATATTTATTTCGTTAGCGGTTAAATTTACGCAAGCACGTTTAATAGACAATATTATTATCAAATCAGAGGAAAGCTAA
- a CDS encoding DsbA family protein: MKRMLFCFLILLFLAGCSNSNHHKPKNKIVEYGDFKCPYCKQVDDHIMPKLEKDYIDKGKADYQFVNMAFLGKDSVTGSRAAHAVENIAPKKSLKFQKLMFSKQPNHENKWITRKLIDKQIDKLNLSKSKTNKIKKDYRTKNSQSWKDAKKDVRRYKDKGVKEAPTVYVNDKKLKDPYSYKEYKKYLK, encoded by the coding sequence ATGAAACGAATGTTATTTTGCTTTCTAATATTATTATTTTTAGCAGGATGTTCAAATAGTAATCATCATAAACCTAAAAATAAAATTGTGGAGTATGGTGATTTCAAATGTCCTTATTGTAAGCAAGTAGATGATCACATCATGCCTAAACTAGAAAAAGATTATATTGATAAAGGGAAAGCTGACTATCAATTCGTGAACATGGCTTTTTTAGGTAAAGACTCAGTAACAGGTTCTCGTGCCGCTCATGCTGTTGAAAATATAGCGCCTAAAAAGTCTTTAAAATTCCAAAAACTTATGTTTTCAAAACAACCTAACCATGAGAACAAATGGATTACTAGAAAGTTAATTGATAAGCAAATAGACAAATTGAATTTAAGTAAGAGTAAAACAAATAAAATCAAAAAAGATTATAGAACGAAAAATAGCCAATCATGGAAAGATGCTAAAAAAGATGTGCGACGCTATAAAGATAAAGGTGTGAAAGAGGCACCAACGGTTTATGTGAATGATAAGAAGTTGAAAGATCCTTATAGTTATAAGGAATATAAAAAGTATCTAAAATAA
- the gtfA gene encoding accessory Sec system glycosyltransferase GtfA — translation MTIYNINFGIGWASSGVEYAQAYRAKLLRNTKHDMKFIFLDFIQSENIQTLTQNLGFKDDEVIWLYQYFSDIKIAPTTYTVEDVIASLGNKVTKTEQKGKIKRLFLNNAQTFVTCYLKDQEKDIVDRAEFVVNGMLIRKDFYSYVRIFSEYYAPHDNKAKLYMRQFYNEDGSIVYNEYIDGDSSVYAFKDAKLYSKEAFVGYFIQKLELTNQDILILDRASKIGQSVLQNKGQSKIGVVVHAEHFSKSIQNKQHILWNNYYEYQFSNAHEIDFFITATDLQNDILSKQFEQYVGYIPRIRTIPVGSLDQLKKSKKRRNPYAMITASRLANEKHIDWLVRAAIKAKKQVPELTFDIYGEGGEKGNIARIIEENDANDYIKLLGHVNLDDVYVNYELFVSASTSEGFGLTLMEAVGSGLSMIGFDVNYGNPTFIRHKGNGYLIPIDLDEDSNEVIVNCLAKHMVNYFNKGLKQSHETSYEIAEPFKTTKIVKKWKNLIKEVLHD, via the coding sequence ATGACAATTTATAATATAAACTTTGGTATAGGTTGGGCCAGTAGTGGTGTTGAATATGCTCAAGCATACCGTGCTAAGTTGTTGAGGAATACGAAACATGACATGAAATTCATATTTTTAGACTTTATTCAATCTGAAAATATACAAACGTTAACGCAAAATCTTGGATTTAAAGATGATGAAGTCATTTGGTTGTATCAATATTTTTCTGATATAAAGATAGCTCCGACAACATATACGGTTGAAGATGTCATCGCAAGTTTAGGAAATAAAGTGACCAAAACTGAACAAAAAGGAAAGATAAAGCGTTTATTTTTAAATAATGCACAGACGTTTGTGACGTGTTATTTAAAGGATCAGGAGAAAGATATTGTAGATCGTGCGGAATTTGTTGTTAATGGCATGCTCATTAGAAAGGATTTTTACAGTTATGTGAGGATCTTTTCAGAATATTACGCTCCGCATGATAATAAAGCGAAACTTTACATGCGCCAATTCTATAACGAAGATGGATCGATTGTTTATAATGAATACATCGATGGTGATTCGAGCGTTTATGCTTTTAAAGATGCGAAACTCTACAGTAAAGAAGCATTTGTAGGTTATTTTATTCAAAAACTAGAGCTGACGAACCAAGATATTTTAATTTTAGATAGAGCTTCTAAGATTGGTCAGTCAGTGTTGCAGAATAAAGGTCAAAGCAAAATTGGTGTCGTTGTACATGCCGAACATTTCAGTAAGAGCATCCAAAATAAACAACATATTCTATGGAATAATTATTATGAATATCAGTTTTCAAATGCGCATGAGATTGATTTCTTCATAACGGCGACAGATTTACAAAACGATATTTTAAGTAAACAGTTCGAACAATACGTCGGTTATATTCCTCGCATTCGAACGATACCAGTTGGCAGTTTAGATCAATTGAAAAAATCTAAAAAACGTCGTAATCCTTATGCGATGATTACAGCTTCACGCTTAGCAAATGAGAAGCATATTGATTGGCTCGTGCGTGCAGCTATAAAAGCGAAAAAACAAGTTCCGGAACTTACCTTTGATATTTATGGTGAAGGTGGAGAAAAAGGTAATATTGCGCGTATCATTGAAGAAAATGACGCCAATGATTACATTAAATTGTTAGGTCACGTCAATTTAGACGATGTTTATGTAAATTATGAACTATTTGTTTCTGCATCGACGAGTGAAGGCTTTGGTTTAACGTTGATGGAAGCGGTCGGTTCAGGATTGAGTATGATTGGATTTGATGTAAATTATGGAAATCCAACATTTATTCGTCATAAAGGAAATGGCTATTTAATTCCAATTGATTTAGATGAAGACAGTAACGAGGTCATTGTAAACTGTTTAGCTAAACATATGGTTAACTATTTCAATAAAGGTTTAAAGCAGTCGCATGAAACTTCATATGAAATAGCTGAGCCATTTAAAACTACTAAAATCGTGAAAAAATGGAAAAATCTAATTAAAGAGGTGCTCCATGATTAA
- the asp3 gene encoding accessory Sec system protein Asp3 — protein sequence MFTSFSKDKAIPSLPILKKGCTYHFNFDYTVTPENSIYFKLIFYKKNGSVIDTKIINDLDIEIYYPKDAHTYKLQMINAASQSLKFKKLTICEVNEQINTVQIGELLNKNEAHQMLNIIFVEPTTQQQTTVSSEAIRKFENVLLIKGWYNGKLTDGMSMIKQHLTQNYSDCELNLIGYGPLSNEFSKAMSHIIEGQPFITFHQNTSFAKKLSEVIGENNQSHPITKPYVYFDTETHRPHGMEVMQPVLNKTRYLEYLDIRTVKNGGTNETKNRFNN from the coding sequence ATGTTTACTAGTTTTAGTAAAGATAAAGCAATCCCATCTTTACCCATATTAAAAAAGGGTTGCACGTATCATTTTAACTTTGATTACACAGTAACACCTGAAAATAGTATTTATTTTAAATTGATTTTTTATAAGAAAAATGGGTCTGTCATCGATACAAAAATTATTAACGACCTTGATATAGAGATTTATTATCCTAAAGATGCACATACGTATAAATTACAAATGATCAATGCTGCGTCACAATCACTCAAATTTAAAAAGCTTACAATCTGTGAAGTGAATGAACAGATAAATACTGTACAAATAGGTGAGTTATTAAACAAAAATGAAGCACATCAAATGTTAAATATAATCTTTGTGGAACCTACTACGCAACAACAAACGACTGTATCTTCAGAAGCTATACGTAAGTTTGAAAACGTGTTACTTATTAAAGGTTGGTATAACGGAAAGTTAACGGACGGAATGTCTATGATAAAGCAGCATCTCACTCAGAATTATTCTGATTGCGAGTTGAATTTAATTGGTTATGGCCCTTTATCAAATGAATTTTCTAAAGCCATGAGTCATATAATAGAGGGTCAACCTTTTATAACATTCCATCAAAATACTTCGTTTGCCAAAAAATTATCTGAAGTCATAGGTGAAAATAATCAATCCCATCCAATCACAAAACCATATGTATACTTTGATACGGAAACACATCGACCACATGGTATGGAGGTCATGCAACCTGTATTAAATAAAACGCGTTATTTGGAGTATCTTGATATACGTACTGTAAAAAACGGAGGTACCAATGAAACAAAAAATAGATTCAATAATTAA